From the Anaeromyxobacter dehalogenans 2CP-1 genome, the window CGCCGACCGCGACGAGCGGGTGCTGCTCGCCATCGCGTCGGCGGAGGAGCCGGAGGCGCGCACGCTCTCGCGCGTCGCGCTCCACCGGCTGCTCGGGCGCGAGCCGGAGTCCACCCGCGTCATGGCGGTGCTGCACTGGGTCGACGGGCTCACGCTCGACGAGGTGGGCCGCGAGGTCGGGCTCTCCGGCGCGGGGGTGCGAAAGCGGCTGAGGACGCTCCGCGCGCGCGTCGAGGCGCTGGCCGAGGACGGGGCCGGCGTGGCGGAGGTGGCGCGATGACCGCCCCGCGCACGCCGGACTGGCTGGTGGAGCGGCTGCTCGCCGGCGAGCTCCCGCCCGAGGAGGCGGCCCGCGTCCGCGCCCGGCTGGAGGCGGAGGGCGGCCTGGCGCGCCTCGACGCCCTGGCCCGCGACGACGCCGCGTTCTCCGGGGACCACCCGCCCGGCCCCGCGCTCGCCGAGATCCGCCGCCGGGCTGGCGGGCCGGGGCAGGCGCCGCGGCGCGCGCCGGGCCTGCGCTGGCTGGCGCCCGCGGTCCTCGCGGCGGCGGCCGCGCTCGTCGCCGTGCCGCTGCTCCGCGCCGGCGCGCCCCGCGTCGGGCCGGACGCGGGCGGCGAGGACGTGCGGCTGAAGGGGCAGCGGCCCGAGCTCCGCGCCTGGCGGCAGGCCCCCTCGGGCGCGACCGAGCGGCTCCGCGACGGCGACGTGGCGCGGGGCGGCGAGCGGGTCCAGCTCTCGTACCTGGCCGGCGGCGCGCGGCGCGGCGCGGTGATCTCGCTCGACGGCCGCGGCGCCGTCACGCTGCACTGGCCGGAGCAGGGCGGCGCGGCGCCGCCGCTGGAGCCGGGCGGCGCGGTGGCGCTCCCGCACGCGTACCTGCTCGACGACGCGCCGCGCTTCGAGCGCTTCTTCCTCGTCACCGCCGACGCGCCGTTCGACTCCGCCGCGGTGGTGGACGCGGCCCGGCGCCTCGCCGGCGCCGCGCACCCCGACCGCGATCCGCTGCCGTTGCCCCCCGGGCTCGAGCAGTCCGCGCTCCTGCTCCGCAAGGACGTCCGATGACCCCGCGCCACGCCCGCCGCGTCCCCTCCCTCGCGCTGGCAGCCGCCCTGGCGGCGCTCGCCGCGCGCCCCGCGGCGGCCGTGCCCGCGCCCTCGGGCGCGCTGCGCCGGTTCGCGCTCCTGGTCGGCGTCAACGACGGCGGCCCGGGGCGCACGTCGCTCCGGTACGCCGGCACCGACGCGGAGCGGATGGACGAGGTGCTCCGGCGCGTGGGCGGCGTGGCCGCCGGGGACGCGGTGCTGCTGCGCGAGCCCACCGCGGCCGGCCTGCGCGCCGCGCTGTCCGAGCTCGGCGCGCGCGTGGCGGCGGTGCGCGGCGCCGGGCGGGTGGAGGTGCTCCTCTACTACTCCGGCCACTCCGACGAGGAGGGGCTGCTCGTGCGCGGCGCCCGCATCCCCTACGCGGAGGTGCGCGGGTGGCTCGACGGCCTGGGGGCGCAGGTCCGCATCGCCATCCTCGACTCGTGCGCCTCCGGGGCGTTCACCCGCGGCAAGGGCGGCACCCGGGCCGCGCCGTTCCTGGTGGACGCCTCGAGCCGCGTGTCGGGGCGGGCCATCCTCACCTCGAGCGCCGCCGACGAGGCCTCGCAGGAGTCGGATCGCATCGGCGCGTCCTTCTTCACGCACGCGCTCGTCACCGGCCTGCGCGGCGCCGCCGACACCAGCCAGGACGGGCGCGTGACGCTGTCCGAGGCGTACCAGTTCGCGTTCCAGGAGACGCTCGCGCGCACCGAGCGGACCCGGAGCGGCCCCCAGCATCCGGAGTGGGACATCCAGCTCGCCGGCGCCGGCGAGGTGGTGCTGACCGAGCTGCGCGGCGGGGGCGCCGCGCTGGTGGTCCCGGACTCGGCGCAGGGCCGCTGGTTCGTGCGCGACGACGGCGAGCGGCTCGTGGCCGAGCTGCGCAAGTATCCGGGCCGGCCGGTGGCGCTGGCGCTCGAGCCGGGCACCTACCGCGTGACGGCCGAGGAGGGCGACCGGCTGCGCGAGGCGCGGGTGACGCTCGCGGACGGGCAGCGCCTCGAGCTCTCGTCCGAGCGCTTCGCCTCGGTGGCCCGCGAACGGACCGCGGCGCGCGGCGGCGCCCTGGAGACGGCGTTCGTCGACCTCGCGCTGTTCCCGCCGCTCTCCACCAACGGCGACCGCGCCGTGGAGAACCACCTGCAGCTCGGCCTGATCGCCTCGCGGGCGACGCGGCTCACCGGCGTGGGGATCGGCACGGTGCTGTGGGTCGACGAGGACGTGCGCGGGGTGCAGCTGGGCATGGGCAACGCCGCCAGGGGCGAGGTGGTGGGCCTGCAGCTCGGCAGCATGGGGAACCTGGCGGGCGCGCTTCGCGGCGGGCAGTACGGCGCCCTCGCGAACGTGGTGCGCGGGGACGGACGGGGCGTGCAGGTCGGCGGCGTGGTGGGCTGGACCGGCGGCGCCTTCACCGGCCTGCAGGCGAACGCGGTGGTGAGCTACGCCGCCGAGGTGCACGGCCTGCAGACCGCGGTCACCTCGGTGGTCGGCGCGCTCTCGGGCGCGCAGCTCGGGGTGGTGAACGTGGGGGGCGCGATCCACGGCGCGCAGGTAGGGGTCGTGAACGTGGCCCGCTCGGTTCGCGGCGCGCAGGTCGGGGTCGTCAACGTGGCCGACACGGTGGAAGGCGCGTCCGTGGGGCTGGTGCCGCTCGTCCGCGACGGCGAGCAGCGGCTGCTGCTGCTCGGGAACGACGCCGGCATGCTGGAGGCCGGCGTCCTGCTCGGCTCGCGCC encodes:
- a CDS encoding RNA polymerase sigma factor; translated protein: MTVDVDSWYRAHGARVFRRCRRLLRDDEKAVDAMHDTFVNLLRAGDRVDGEAPASLLMRIATRVCLNVLRGERRHPADRDERVLLAIASAEEPEARTLSRVALHRLLGREPESTRVMAVLHWVDGLTLDEVGREVGLSGAGVRKRLRTLRARVEALAEDGAGVAEVAR
- a CDS encoding caspase family protein; the encoded protein is MTPRHARRVPSLALAAALAALAARPAAAVPAPSGALRRFALLVGVNDGGPGRTSLRYAGTDAERMDEVLRRVGGVAAGDAVLLREPTAAGLRAALSELGARVAAVRGAGRVEVLLYYSGHSDEEGLLVRGARIPYAEVRGWLDGLGAQVRIAILDSCASGAFTRGKGGTRAAPFLVDASSRVSGRAILTSSAADEASQESDRIGASFFTHALVTGLRGAADTSQDGRVTLSEAYQFAFQETLARTERTRSGPQHPEWDIQLAGAGEVVLTELRGGGAALVVPDSAQGRWFVRDDGERLVAELRKYPGRPVALALEPGTYRVTAEEGDRLREARVTLADGQRLELSSERFASVARERTAARGGALETAFVDLALFPPLSTNGDRAVENHLQLGLIASRATRLTGVGIGTVLWVDEDVRGVQLGMGNAARGEVVGLQLGSMGNLAGALRGGQYGALANVVRGDGRGVQVGGVVGWTGGAFTGLQANAVVSYAAEVHGLQTAVTSVVGALSGAQLGVVNVGGAIHGAQVGVVNVARSVRGAQVGVVNVADTVEGASVGLVPLVRDGEQRLLLLGNDAGMLEAGVLLGSRRVHTLLTGAVQRTGDDARLWTGLGLGVRMGGARRFADVDLIGQSVPDEPIDHVRGTLRVLGGWQVARRLALVAGPTVNVLWSRDPAFDPGVAGTPSRELGHGDRVLRLWAGFAAGLRI